GTTATAACAGTGTAATATTGAGTGCAGACAGCACCTGTGACCAGTAGCGGTTGACAATCAGCAGGGTGGTGTCATCGGTGGCTTGtctcttctccagcttctcgATTTTCTCTCGTAACTCATCCTCCATGGTCTGTCTCTGCTCCAGTCGCTCACATAGTTTCTTATTCTTGAACTGGATCACCTTCATGTCCATTTCCTcctgcaaaaaacaaatacagacaacaAGAATAAACGTCAGAGATGCTGAACTTTGTTTAGCCAAAAAATGAAACCAGGGACAGCATGCGAGGCATCTTGGTGGAAGCAGAAGTACACAGAAGTCATGGTGACCTGAGGGAGTAAACATTGAATATGACTGACCGTAGAAGAGACCCCAGCTATTCGAATGGGCTCGATGAGTGTGGTGGTggtcttctcctccttcttgcTTTTCTTCTCAGGTGGGCAAGGGGGGCTGTCCCCCCCTGAGGGACGTTTTCCTCCCCCAACACCTGACATCGTTCCTTCCCCTGAAAGAGATCAAACACGACATGTGATCGTTGTGCTCGTACAGCGGAGCACTTTGGAGAACTCATTCATTAGTTGACAGCTAGCAAACGGCTACAGTCTCATGCTACAAGGACCACTGATTTTAACCGGCTGAAAACACTGATCGCCTGGTGTTTATATGAAAACACGTGTTGCTAAGGGGGTATGCTGAAGGTTGTCGTGTTTATCCCGGACTGAAAAGCAACCAAAACATGTATTTTGGCTTTTCTGATACGATTTACGCAGCATTAGCAATCTTGCTAACGCCAGCTATGCTAATGCTAAACGGATGATTATCCGGGATCTTCCTGACTAAGCGTCGCTCTTTGTCCAGCGTATCTGATAAACAGTGGTGGGTATTTTTATTCAGTGACCATCCCCGTGTATCTAAGATATTCTGTGAGTGAACTCTACATGCACGAGAAAGTACACATCGTTTTCTGACCTAATTCATCGGTACAAACCTGCTCAAGGGACGATGGAGAATGTAGCTGGGGAAGCTACAGGAAGTGACGATAATCTActtccgtatttttttttttacacatcaagaaataataaaaaatgataaagtGAGGGTCAAGATTTTTATAGTGTGGTGGTTTTAATTTGGCTACATGAGAAATAACCTTTTAttcaagagaaataaaataatacaaataaatcacCATGCTGCAATTGTCACTCCGGCCTCAGGGGGGCAGTACTGCAGCATCCTGCACCAACGAGCTGTGTCGAGTGAGCAGAATGTAAACAGGCGCTAGCAAAGTGACACTAGCATCAAAGGCAGCTAACTGTGGTCCAGGCGCCGCTGATTCACAGTCATGGCATCACGATAGCTGCGCTGAACGGAAATGGCGCTTGTGAGCTGATTACTTATCAGGCATCTTCCCCTTCTTGTCGTTGTAGCGCGCGCACGGTGAGTAGCTTCCTGGAGGGTCAGTGAACCCGCTGCTGTTACACGGCCAAGCTAAAGACGCTGCGCTAGCTCACGGTCACGATGGACCCAAGGGCACAGGTGTTGTTTGTGGATGCGCGCGTTTAGTTCATCAAGCAAATCACAACAGTGTCCTGCCACGTTCATTTCAACACGAAACAAAACATCGTGCCTGTCATGAGTGAGCTCGGTAGTTCCtgtcacacatcacacagcaaaGACACGTGACtgacagtgtgttgttgttgttgttgttttagaTCCATAAGCTGTCAACATGACTAAAGACATACTTGTCGGAGATGAGTTACCAGACTGGGTGGGAGCGAAGGAGTTTTACCAGAAGTACGACCCCAAAGAAGTGATTGGCAGGTGAGTCCATCAAAGCACCTCTCATACAAGTGAGTGCagtttcaaagtgcttcacaaataagTGATTAGTCAAGAACAGACCAAACAACTACAAATGGCTCCATTAAATTCATTTCAAAAGTGTACaataaatggaataaataaaagtaaattaagtatagtaaaaaaaaaacatattattaatattaacagacagataaaatagaatcaaattttaaatgatgatgtaCAAAAACCACACGTAATCAACAGCTAAgctaaaaatacaataaatactaATCAGGTCCTCTTGAGTGTTCCTCACCAAAGGTTCCTCTCTTACACTTCGGAGCAGCTAACTGGTCAGTAGCAGCAGACCTGAGAAGCCGTACTGGTTCATACACTTTGATGCACGACCACAAAGTGCTTTGAAACAAGTAAAATCATCTTACAATCAACATGGAAACTGATAGGCAACCAGTGTAAGGACTTTAGACCAGGACTGATGTGATCTGTGGTGTGAGTGATGTGGTGGCAGAATTATCTGTAGCTGATTAATTTCATTTCGGATAGACCAGAAAATAGAGCTCTTCAGTAGACAAGCctgctgggggaaaaaagcatgcatcagtttttctgtgtcactcagagaaagagaaaaaaagttgcacttttgttatgtttttgtttttaattaagaaaaactaatattttttctgtttggatGATTAAAAATCAAATCTCTAATCTATGTGTTCTATGTCAATGGTGACTCAGGGGTGTGAGCAGCGTGGTGCGCAGGTGTGTGCACCGACACACGACTCAGGAGCTGGCGGTGAAGATTATTGAGATCACGGCGGAGAAGATGACGgcccagcagctggaggaggtgaaaacCTCCACACTGAAGGAGATCCATGTCCTCGACATGGTGAAGGGACACTCGTCCATCAGTATGTTGGAATTCTGCTCTTTTGGACTGCAGCACACTTAACATGCTCTTCTCCTGAGTGTTTGATGGTGTTCAAACTATTCTATGTGTCTCTGGTTCCCTTTAGTTACTCTCATTGATTCCTATGAGTCCACAACCTTCATATTTTTGGTGTTTGACCTGTGAGTATGAAATCAAATAGCAAAAGTGTCCGTGTTTCTGATTCCTCcttaaaatatagattttaacATTCATGAAATCATTCGCAGATATCAGAtccttgttttccttttcagcaTGAGGCGAGGAGAGCTGTTTGACTACCTCACAGAAAAAGTTACTCTGAGCGAGAAGGAAACCAGGTGAGCTCCAACATCAACACACTGCGTCAGCTAAGTGAATTTGTCATAATTTTGACacagttctgtgttttattatgttgtttttgtagcATTATAGTGATTTGTGCTTTACTGTCTTTCCTACTGAGTATTTAACAGTTTGATGAATGGGGTTTTCTTTTTGCGAAACCTGTTGGTCTGATTTAACTGTAGGAGTATGATGCGAGCTCTGCTGGAAGCGGTGCAGTACCTCCACTCCCTCAACATCGTCCATCGGGATCTGAAACCTGAGAACATTCTCCTGGATGACCAGGGACACATCAAACTGTCCGACTTCGGTTTCTCAGTGCAGCTACAGCCTGGAGAGAAACTTCGAGGTGATATTGTGTGACTGTAGATCACTGTGAGAACATTTATATGGTCAGTTATGTGAATCATATAGTTGTAATTTCTTACGGACAGAGGTAAAAAATCCtattttgttgtcttttcttaTTATTAGAGCTTTGTGGGACGCCTGGTTATCTGGCCCCTGAAATACTCAAATGTTCCATGGATGAAATGCACCCGGGCTATGGCCAGGAGGTTGATCTGTGAGTCTTTTCTTTGGTCAATGACGCAACATCAATCTCTGTATAATTACGATGCATGACGCTGGGTGTGATCTCATTCCTgctcacttgtgtgtgttggtaaGCTGGGCTTGTGGCGTGATCCTGTTCACTTTACTGGCCGGCTCACCGCCGTTCTGGCATCGCAAACAGATGCTGATGCTGAGGATGATCATGGAGGGTCGCTACCAGTTCAGCTCCCCAGAATGGGACGACAGGTCGGACACTGTGAAAGATCTGGTAAGCGGTTAATGACTGCTGACTGCAgaagtttgaataaacatgtcAATTTATTCCAAGTAGTGGCCTTTAATATCTCATTAGTTACTTTCCCCTGAGTCCGATAAAATCCCTTCAGCAAAAACAGAATGTGTGAGGTTATGCAATTCAGCTACATTAGTCCTAATGTTCAGATGCTGTTGGTATTTTTGTGCTAAAACACGATATATTCAAATATCTGTTTCAGTATAatcagttgtgtttatttttgctcGTGACACTCAGATAtccaggctgctggtggtggacCCAGCTGTCCGTCTCACTGCTGAACAAGCCTTAGCTCATCCCTTCTTTAGACTGTACCAGAAGGAGGATGTGCGACACTTCAGCCCCAGAAAGACATTTCGGGTGAGTCACAGTGCCCACCTGACttacatttagattattttaaacaaaaagccTCGAAAAACAAATGTCCGTTCAGAAATATGATGAGAGGCAGAAACAGACTAAGCTCGACTTTCTTAtctgttttcctttccttcctcctcaggTGTTGATAGTCAGCGTGCTGGCTTGCATCAGGATGTACAGCCGTTACCGCAAAGCTCGCCCATTGACCCGGGAGGTGCTCGCCAGAGATCCTTACTCCCTCCGCGGCGTGCGCAAACTCATCGATGGCTGCGCCTTCCGTATCTACGGCCACTGGGTGAAGAAAGGGGAGCAGCAGAACCGAGCCGCCCTCTTTCAGAACACAGCTAAGATCATGCTGCTGGGCCTGGAGGACTTTGAAACATGAAAGGTCAACGTAATTCCTAaccaactttatttgtattcaaCCGTTTGCATGTCCTATGACGTccgttgtttttgtcttttttacttACTTTAGCTTACCATGTTTAATTTTATGATGAGAAATTCAGGGACCGGGACATTTGTTTGCCTTAATGCGCACAATGGGTTTGAATCGATTAGCATGCACACCCTAATACTCCTCATCTGCCTTTTGACCTAAGTGTGTGGCTGTCTGAAACTCTCGTTCAGGTCATAGTGTTGGCAATCACTAGATAAAACCCATCACATATTATAAGCTGTAGGtacaaaatatatgtatattcagAGTTTTACCTGTTGATCGTCAGTAATAACTGAGGACAGGATGCATTTTTAAGCACTGTGTGGCTGAGATGGACTGAAAGCACTGTGGTTAAATATTTAGTAGATGATTATATTAACATATTGAAACAGATTTACAGATATTCCAGTGTTACGTGGACATGTGTGAAACATTCAAGTACAGTATCTGAAGTGTTTTTTGGTAGAGCCTCATTTACCCATAATGCATGCAGTCATTCCTCAATAGGGAACCCACTTACACTTACTGTGAAGACCctttgtggctttttttttcctccttaaaCACCATTCCCTACTTATTTCATTTCCCAGTGTGCTTAGTAGCACTTTACCTGCAAATTCC
This is a stretch of genomic DNA from Hippoglossus stenolepis isolate QCI-W04-F060 chromosome 21, HSTE1.2, whole genome shotgun sequence. It encodes these proteins:
- the phkg2 gene encoding phosphorylase b kinase gamma catalytic chain, liver/testis isoform translates to MTKDILVGDELPDWVGAKEFYQKYDPKEVIGRGVSSVVRRCVHRHTTQELAVKIIEITAEKMTAQQLEEVKTSTLKEIHVLDMVKGHSSIITLIDSYESTTFIFLVFDLMRRGELFDYLTEKVTLSEKETRSMMRALLEAVQYLHSLNIVHRDLKPENILLDDQGHIKLSDFGFSVQLQPGEKLRELCGTPGYLAPEILKCSMDEMHPGYGQEVDLWACGVILFTLLAGSPPFWHRKQMLMLRMIMEGRYQFSSPEWDDRSDTVKDLISRLLVVDPAVRLTAEQALAHPFFRLYQKEDVRHFSPRKTFRVLIVSVLACIRMYSRYRKARPLTREVLARDPYSLRGVRKLIDGCAFRIYGHWVKKGEQQNRAALFQNTAKIMLLGLEDFET